ATCATTAGCATGAATTCTGGCAAAATGAATCTTTCACCGCTAGAAGTGCTGAACGTTCTCACAGGAAACGGTACCGATAAGCAAAATCTGATTGTGTTTGATTTTCGTTTGCCACGAATTGTACTTTCGATCTTGGTAGGTCTGGGAATGGGAGCGGCGGGGGTCGTGATGCAGAGTTTGCTGCGTAATGACATGGCTAGTCCGGGAACACTGGGAATTAGTTCGGGATCGGGTTTGTTTGTCCTGTTCTTCGTTGTATTCATTGCATCCACAGGAAAGAGTTCCTTTATTGCTCTGCCTCTGTTGGCTTTTGTTGGCGGACTATTGGCGGCGGGGTTGATCTTCTTATTATCGTATCGCCGCGGACGAGACATCTCGCCAATCGGTTTGATCTTGACCGGGGTCGCGCTAGGAAGCGGATATGGGGCGCTGACGACATTCTTGACACTCAAACTGGATGATTCGCAGATGAACTTCATACTGTATTGGCTGGCGGGGAGCCTATGGGGCGATGATTGGGGCTATATTTCCATACTGACACCATGGGTCTTGATCTTACTCGGCTATATTTTTTACAAGGCTCGCATACTGAATGCCCTCCATCTGGGCAATCAGACAGCACAGGGGCTTGGTGTTTCCGTGAAGCGACAGTTCTTGGGGTTGTCAATCGCTGCTGTTGCTTTATCCTCTGGCAGTGTAGCTGTGGGAGGCAGCTTCTTTTTCGTTGGATTGATCGCTCCGCATATGGCGAGAAAACTGGTCGGTCCCGATCACAAATTGCTCATTCCGGCTGCCAGCTTGGCCGGGGGACTAGTCGTGGTGCTGGCTGACACGATTACGCGCACGGTTAGCCTCGTAGGAGATGTGCCGACAGGAACCGTTATTACAGTTATTAGTGTTCCATATTTTCTTTATTTACTAGCAAAAGCCAAATAACACAATCAATGATATAGTCGGAATTTTTTTGTGGAAAACGGCTTGGCAGGACTGTGCGCTGCATTTTAAAGCAGAATGCACGATATCAAAAGTTTAAACATCGAAGTTACCCTGTATTACCGTTATGCTTCTTAATCAATAGCATATAAAAAAGGATGCCATTACGAAGATATCGTATTGGCATCTTTTGATTTTTCTCATTATTTGATATTAAAGTTGATTTCTAGAAAATTATATCAGGATTTATATTGCAGGTTCATCCGACAGCTGGAAACGGGAAACGAAATACCAGATGAGCTCGCGACGTGAGGATACCTTGGTTTTGGCGAAAATGGATTTTAAATGATCCTGAACCGTGTATACAGAAATATGCATCGCGGCAGCAATCTCTTTGGAAGAATAGCTGCGCAGCACATATCCGAGCAGTTCCCGCTCTCGACTGGATAATCCGTGGCTTTCGGCGAGCAAGGGCAGCAAATCCTGTGGCATCGCCTGCTCCAAACGGATAGCAATCTGATCCGGTCCTGTAAGCTGTTGCATGAGACTGGCATGAAGTATGAGGTAACGCCCATCCGGAAGTTGAATGCAAACTTTGGAGGGTGATTCGGGAGCGATCTGAGTATCCACGACCAGTTCTGCCCGATTCTTGCGCTGCAGGTGGGAACTCACTGCACGTACCGGACGGGGCAGAACATCAGGCCCTACATGTTCCAGCATGCGCAATTGGGACAGCCAATATTGAGCGGAGGCGTTCAGGGATAAGAGCTGGAACGTGTCTGAGGTGATCAAAATTCCGGGTTCCTCGGGACTTTCACTCGTGATCTCATCGATCAGTGTCAAGCTCGTGGACCGCAGCATCGATGCAATAGAAGCGGTCCAGGACTGAATCATCCACCGCTCCTCCTCTGTAAAGACAGCACTTTCTGTCTTACGATATAGGGTCAGATATCCCCAGCAAGCGTCTCCACTGACCAATACAGCACGTAGTTCATCACCGAACCCCGCTGGCTGAAGAATGTTGATATATCGAGGGCTTTGTTCAAGCTGTAAGTTGGACGTATGAAGTGTAGCTGTATGCTCACCGCTACGAATTAATTCAGCGTATTTATGTATATCTTCTTCCATGTATTCATTGATGAATAACCGATCATGAATGGCCTCAATGCCATCTTCTGTCACGGCTCCTGTGGAGAGAAGAGTCAGAGGATCAACGGTAGTGAAACAGTATGCATCGTAAGGTATAACCGTATGGATCTGCTTGAGAACAGCTTCCCGATAGGTACGTGAGGTCCAGGTTCCTTTTTCAAGAGAAGTGATAAGTCTGTGGTTCCGATCAATACGTGATGTCAACAAGATTACTCCTCTCTCTGTGCGCATATCCCAATGTTCTGGGATTGTAGGCTCGCCGTATCCTTCTATAATGAAATTAGACGAACAACGAGTCAAGTCTAACTTCAATTCAAGAGGAGTGCGGTGTCTATGAATCACAATCCATCACCGATGAGCTGGGAAACAGCAGATGTTCATCGTTACGAACAATCGATAGCCCTGAAAATTCCGGGTTATTCTCATATGCATGATTTAATGGAACGGCTGCTTGCAGCATCTTTTGCAAATAACAACGATATTCATATCCTTGTTGCCGGAGCGGGAGGGGGAAAAGAGATTGCTCTGCTCGGATCACGTCATGCCGGTTGGACATTGACTGGAGTAGATCCATCACAGCCGATGCTGCAACTTGCTGAGAAACGAGTCGCGGAAGCAGGCATCGGTTCCAGAGTGAAGTTGCAATCTGTCACGGTTGAAGAATTGCCGGAGGATATTGTATATGATGGGGCGACAAGCATGCTCATGTTACATTTCCTTCAGGGGATGGAGGCCAAGAGAACGTTTCTGACCAGCCTCGCAGCTAGACTTAAACCGGGTGCACCACTGATCATTGCGGCTGTAAATGCAGATCTTCGTTCACCTGCACATCCAATCATGATGCAAGCTTGGAAGGATCACATGTTGAGTGTGGGCGTCCTTCCTGAAGAGTGGGGGCGTTTTGCTGCTTCCCTGGGCCGTGAATCCGATCCCATATCCTCTGAAGAGATGACCCAGCTACTGACCGAATGCGGTTTCTCACATATTACACGTTACTTCGGGGCGTTCTGGGTGGAGGGGTATTATGCAATTCGAAACTAACGTGAAACCTATTAAAGATCAGATCTGGGTGGTTGGTGGTTATGGTCAAGTGGGGCAGATGATATGTACTCAACTGGGGAAATTGTTCCCGGGTAAAGTATGGGCTGCGGGTACACGCATGAACCGTGCGGAAGAGTTCAGCAGGTCTACAGGTGGTGCTGTGCTACCACTTCAACTGGATGTAACACGACCTGTAGAGCCATCCATGTTAAGGCCTGTGAAGCTGGTTATCATGTGTGTTGACCAGAGCGATACCCGATTCGTTGAAGCCTGCGCACAAGCCGGAACCGACTATATTGATATTTCTGCAAAATATGATTTTCTAGCTCAGGTTGAACAGCTGCACACCAAAATGCAACGTTCCAAATCGACCGCGATCCTCAGCGTTGGATTATCACCCGGAGTGACTAATTTGCTTGTGCGCGAAGCGACCATGCATATGGATCAGGTGGAGGAAGCGGATATTACCGTGATGCTGGGACTTGGCGAGAAACACGGGAAAGCTGCCGTGGAGTGGACCGTTGATCAGATGAATGCCACTTACCAAGTGATGCAAAAGGGCAAACTTGCTGAGGTACAAAGTTTCGGAGATGGCAAATGTATTGATTTTGGAGCGGGACTGGGGAACCGGAAGGCCTATCGATTTAACTTTTCGGATCAGCATGTGGTTGCTCGGACGTTACGTATACCAACCGTATCTACCAGACTCTGTCTGGACTCCCGCTGGATCACAGGATCCATGGCGCTTTCCAAACGTATAGGGGTGTTTTCTTTGCTTCGCATCCCTTCTATTCGGAGTGGAACGGTTAGGGCATTTGGTCTTATTCCTGGGGGAGAGCCGATGTATGCAGTCAAGGTCGATGCCGTAGGGTGGGAAAATGGTGAGCAAATCCGCGTCGAACAACTACTGATCGGCGCAAAGGAAGCCGATGCAACAGCAGCGGTAGCTGCAGCCGTGGCAGAACGTGTGTATAAAACTGAGTTGCCACATGGTGTATTTCATATTGAACAGTGTCTCTCTTTGCAGGACATTCAGGATGCACTTCATACGCCACTAAAGGTGACGACCAAGATCACCTAGTTTCATGTTCTTTTGCTGGGAACCTCCGATCTGCTATGATGGAACAATAATCATGGCATGAATGGAGGGAGATCATGAACTGCGTTGCTGTATTACCTTATTACAAAGTACAGAGAGAAGTGACGGGTCTCGCCCAAGAGATTGAGATGAATGCCCGCTCCATGATTCTGTATTCAGATAAAATTGTGACCAAATACCGCGAGTTCAACATCACGGAAGTGTTTGATATGTCATTTCGCCGTATGGGTGATGAAGGTGGATTTTTCTATCTGCACACAAGCACAGGAGTATATCCATATATGGTCGAAATCGACCCCAAACCTTTTATACAAACTTTCAGAAAGATGACGATTCAAAAATTGAAATGACTTGACCTTGCCGTTACGTGAAGGCTTACCCTCGGATATGGAAAGAACCATAACCAATTTAGAGGAGCCGTGAATGTAATGAGTATACTGATTCAGCAAGCTACGATCCTAACGATGAAAGATGCCGATGCCCCCTTTACGGGGGATATTCGTGTTGAGGGTGATCGCATTACTCATATTGCTGATCACATTCTGCCTCACCCGCAAGATGAGATTATCGATGGACGTAATAAGGTTGCCATGCCAGGACTGATTAATGCCCACCAACATACACCGATGAGTCTGCTCCGGGGATTTTCGGATGATCTGAAGCTGATGGACTGGCTCGAACGCAAAATGCTGCCCGCCGAAGCACGGATGAACCCGGAAGATATCTATTGGGGTGCCAAGTTATCCATCGCGGAGATGATCCGTTCGGGTACCACTGCTTTTGCGGATATGTATATCCATATGAACGAAATTGCAGAAGCGGTTAAACAAACGGGTATGCGGGCATCGCTTACACGTGGGATGGTATTCATGGAGGAGGATGGGGGACGCAGGTTGCAGGAGGCGATTGATCTTGTGCAACGCTGGTCTGGAGCGGCCGAGGGACGGATAACAACCATGTATGGGCCCCACTC
This Paenibacillus xylanexedens DNA region includes the following protein-coding sequences:
- a CDS encoding FecCD family ABC transporter permease yields the protein MIKRHYTMKRGIIINVVLMVLILVFAIISMNSGKMNLSPLEVLNVLTGNGTDKQNLIVFDFRLPRIVLSILVGLGMGAAGVVMQSLLRNDMASPGTLGISSGSGLFVLFFVVFIASTGKSSFIALPLLAFVGGLLAAGLIFLLSYRRGRDISPIGLILTGVALGSGYGALTTFLTLKLDDSQMNFILYWLAGSLWGDDWGYISILTPWVLILLGYIFYKARILNALHLGNQTAQGLGVSVKRQFLGLSIAAVALSSGSVAVGGSFFFVGLIAPHMARKLVGPDHKLLIPAASLAGGLVVVLADTITRTVSLVGDVPTGTVITVISVPYFLYLLAKAK
- a CDS encoding helix-turn-helix transcriptional regulator encodes the protein MTSRIDRNHRLITSLEKGTWTSRTYREAVLKQIHTVIPYDAYCFTTVDPLTLLSTGAVTEDGIEAIHDRLFINEYMEEDIHKYAELIRSGEHTATLHTSNLQLEQSPRYINILQPAGFGDELRAVLVSGDACWGYLTLYRKTESAVFTEEERWMIQSWTASIASMLRSTSLTLIDEITSESPEEPGILITSDTFQLLSLNASAQYWLSQLRMLEHVGPDVLPRPVRAVSSHLQRKNRAELVVDTQIAPESPSKVCIQLPDGRYLILHASLMQQLTGPDQIAIRLEQAMPQDLLPLLAESHGLSSRERELLGYVLRSYSSKEIAAAMHISVYTVQDHLKSIFAKTKVSSRRELIWYFVSRFQLSDEPAI
- a CDS encoding class I SAM-dependent methyltransferase — translated: MNHNPSPMSWETADVHRYEQSIALKIPGYSHMHDLMERLLAASFANNNDIHILVAGAGGGKEIALLGSRHAGWTLTGVDPSQPMLQLAEKRVAEAGIGSRVKLQSVTVEELPEDIVYDGATSMLMLHFLQGMEAKRTFLTSLAARLKPGAPLIIAAVNADLRSPAHPIMMQAWKDHMLSVGVLPEEWGRFAASLGRESDPISSEEMTQLLTECGFSHITRYFGAFWVEGYYAIRN
- a CDS encoding saccharopine dehydrogenase family protein, encoding MQFETNVKPIKDQIWVVGGYGQVGQMICTQLGKLFPGKVWAAGTRMNRAEEFSRSTGGAVLPLQLDVTRPVEPSMLRPVKLVIMCVDQSDTRFVEACAQAGTDYIDISAKYDFLAQVEQLHTKMQRSKSTAILSVGLSPGVTNLLVREATMHMDQVEEADITVMLGLGEKHGKAAVEWTVDQMNATYQVMQKGKLAEVQSFGDGKCIDFGAGLGNRKAYRFNFSDQHVVARTLRIPTVSTRLCLDSRWITGSMALSKRIGVFSLLRIPSIRSGTVRAFGLIPGGEPMYAVKVDAVGWENGEQIRVEQLLIGAKEADATAAVAAAVAERVYKTELPHGVFHIEQCLSLQDIQDALHTPLKVTTKIT